The segment TTAGACAGGGCCGTTTAAACTGTTGCTGGGTACTGAGTGCATTTGCTCACTTAAagataaaatttaaaattttcaGTGAAGTTTGGCAGAGCGAATCAGCGGGCTTATTAGAACGCCGTCCCCATGTTCTCACCCGCTGAGGGAAAGGCGCGCTTCCCCAACGTCCACGACCCCGGTGGTGGTCTCGTTTACCACGGCCGCGGTGGTGGGCTCCTCTCCCTCGGCCACGGTGTTCACCGCCAGAACTGTCGCTGTCGTTTCCACCTCGGCCGCCTCTTCTCCAGCCTCCCCTGCCTCTGCTCCCTCTTCCTTCCATTTCCGAGACTGTGAACGGACAGTTATGTACGTGACACCTCTTAGCTTAGCGGCATGGGTGTAACACCAATTAGTGTCTTACGAAAGAATTGTTTAATGGTTCCAGGTCCGTttgaggaaataaaaaaaataaaataaaataaagaaccAGTTGTTCAAGTTTGAATGTAGGCAGTATTATTTTAAAAACAGTTACTGAAAGTAAAACGGATTATAAAATCCTTAACCATAACCTAAGAGAAGTGTTTTACACtgactgaattgaattaaagcaTCTAAAAAGATTGTAATATTaataaaacaatactaaattcggaatttgaaaattaaaaaaaattatacataatacaataacaaaaaactaattttttttgtttgttttgttttttttctcatatcaCAGACAGAACTTGAAATTTGACATCTATTTATATTGAAATTAAAGTAAAGAGGACAGATTGAAAATAATTCAGTAGCTTCAAGTGACATATCATAAGTTAAAGCTACAAGAGAGTAATAgtttgagaaaaacaaaatgatataTTCAATCAAAGAGACATAGTTTTTATGCATATCTCACCACTGTTGTCTTTCATTTTAGGGCAGCTCAGTCTTCATGGGGCCACTGAGGGGCACTTTTCATCTGTAACACAGAAAGATTGCAAGAACAATGGATTTCCAAAACAGCACTTCTGGCAATACTTCATACGTGCAGGCTGCTGCTCACAGCCTTTGGGAAGTCATAACCATCGCTACAGTGTCGGCCATTGTCAGCTTGATAACTATAGTTGGAAACGTGCTGGTGATGCTGTCCTTCAAAGTGAACAGTCAGCTTAAGACTGTAAACAACTATTACCTGCTGAGTTTGGCCTTTGCTGACCTCATCATAGGAGTCCTGTCCATGAACTTATACACCACATATATACTGATGGGCTACTGGTCCTTGGGGAACCTTGCTTGTGATCTCTGGCTTGCGGTGGATTATGTGGCCAGCAATGCTTCAGTTATGAACCTACTTGTTATCAGCTTTGATAGATACTTCTCAATTACAAGGCCGCTGACCTACAGGGCAAAGAGGACTCCAAAGAGAGCTGCTATCATGATTGGCTTGGCATGGTTGGTGTCTTTTGTCCTTTGGGCACCACCCATTCTGTGCTGGCAGTACTTTGTTGGAGAGAGGAAGGTGCCACTGGACCAGTGTCAAATCCAGTTTTTAACTGAGCCTGTAATCACATTTGGGACAGCAATTGCAGCCTTCTACATCCCTGTCTCTGTTATGACCATCCTCTACTGCAGGATCTACAAGGAGACTCAAAGACGGACAAAAGATCTTGCAGAGCTGCAAGGGCTCACCACGGAAAATGTTCCAGAAGGGACTAAATCACAGAAAACCATCATTCattcttgttttcatttcaccAGAGAGAGGAAAGATCAGAGCCAGGCGTCATGGTCCTCATCCAATCAAAGTAATGTCACGAAAACTACCACGAGGTCAGACGATGCATGGGGGAAAGCAGACCAGATAACTTCATTTAACAGCTATACATcctcagaggaggaggagcctcACGTTTCAATAGAAACCCCACAAGGATCGTTTAAAGAGCAAGGTAGTGGACAAAGTAATAAGAACGGGCAGGTGCCTGATTACACAGAGGATCAGTATTTTTCCACTCCTCAAAAGAAGAACCATAAAAAATGCATCTCTTATAAATTCAAACCTGGCTCAAAGAGTAAAGACAGCAATCCAAAAAATGCAACACCATGCCCACCAGAGCCAAAGCAGCCCACCAAAAacacctctccctcctcctcctccaccacttCCAAACCCCTGGACCCCGCCCTGAAGAGCCAGATCACCAAGAGAAAGAGGATGGTGCTTGTGAAAGAGAAGAAGGCAGCCCAGACTCTCAGCGCCATCCTCCTGGCCTTCATTCTCACATGGACGCCATACAACATCATGGTGCTCATCTCCACTTTCTGTGCCGCGTGCATCCCTACGTCCCTCTGGCACCTGGGCTACTGGCTATGCTACGTCAACAGCACCATCAACCCCATGTGCTATGCTCTCTGCAACAAGACCTTCCAGAAGACCTTTCGCATGCTTCTGCTCTGccagtggaggaggaggaggagaggtgaGGACAAGCTGTACTGGGGTGGACAAAACCCAAACGTCAACAATAAAATGACTTAATGTGGCCCTTATTGCTTTTGACAACATGTTGGACTCTGTTGCTATTCTGTAGTCAGTGGTCCTGTTCAGCATGAAGTGCTTCTgggatttttgttaaaatacATGTTTGAGAATTGCAAAAGAAGGAAAGCTCATCCTGCACATTCTCACATTATTAAAGGTTAAAGAATAGGTTCATATTTTCTCAAGTCTATAAAGAGGTATGCCGCTGATTATAAATATCAAAGTGGGCTTATAGGTAAAAACTACATGGCTACTGACTTAAAAGTGGAGGTGTGAAGTCCTGGAAAACTCTGCTTAATAGCTTGAGACTATTACCCTCTACTTGCAAGAGATATCCAAATCTCTGACTCAAATGCCTGTGACTGTGTTGCAATGTGAGTTATACAGGTCCCAGGTTTTGATAAGAAGTCTTGTTGAATAAGAAAAAGACAATATCTTTGCTTCTTCTGTATTCATTTGTATCCTTGTTTGTAGTAGCCCATCATGAGTTACGTGGGTGTCATTTCAAGTCTCTAGAATGCTAATTTCATACAGCCTTCACATACCCATGCAAATGTTGAAATAGTCGTCTTGCTGTTTTGTTAAACATATCCAATAACCTCCTCCCATGTTGATTTGGATGTAGAATACAGGGGACAAAATAGattcaaaatttttttttttttacataagccAGTGTTAGCATGAGGATTTTTCCCCAAGCCCTGATTTACAAAGACTTCAACATGTGACGCACGTTTGTGTTGAAATATTTGTGGGGGCGAGGGTCACAAAGGAAAATGTCCAGATTCTTCATCCTACTTTAAATTGCTTTCTCATGAAGTTATGTCTGCTCTTTCTCATAATGTTATTATGTGAGTCCATGCTTTGCTTGGTCCAGCTTGATTTTGGCGTCAATGAAAAGAATTTACCCACCTTGGCAAATTCATTGGCAAATATTCGATCATTTGCAGGATTTAGCTTCTTCGGTTTTCCCACCAACCACACACCACGCTGCTGTTTGATGTTCTGTTCGGCATTTACaaagcatgtttgtgtttgtttctgtcaagtcaagtcatctaatattttctgtcttgttttttcTCCGCTCAGGTGGTCGTTATGGTGACTCTGGCCCCAGAAAGACATAACCTGATCACTTCTGCAACTTGTACATGAGTGGCTGACAATAAAGTTCTCTTTGGTCTTCATTATCATACTGCAAAACTGAATCGGATTGTTTTTTCTGGCTTAATTTTCGACACATCAGATgagatcttttttttgttttaaatccaAGGGAGAGGGGACATACAAACAAATGGTATACATATCAAAGAGTTCAAGTTTAAGTTGGCTCATTTTTTTGTTCAAAATGCTGATAATTATAGTAAAGCATTGTGTCTACTTATCTCTGTCTGGATAAACATACAGCTGGAATCTGTACAatcaacaatgatgtcacaaaATCAGTAAAAGTGCTCCATGTGCCATTTGAAATCAGTATATGAACACTTCTTTTGGTTTTGATCACACTGTAATTTGGTTATAAGCAGCGATAAAGATGTGTTTATAAGTGTACATTTGTACAGAATTTTTCGTGTTTCCCTAATCTTCTTTGATAAAAGATTAactgttttcattcatttcctgTTTAGACAGCAGCCTCCTCTAATAGGTGTTCACAACAAGGAAAAAGACTAGTTAGCAACTAATACAGCTCTGAATGATTATGTTCAATACATTACAGTTTCATATGTTTACATGCTTATTACATATTCAAAGTAGGGCTCTAAACGAGCTTGAATTTCCTAATTTTAACACAGCCAACCTGTTTAGGATACAGCCTGgttcattttctttcatttccacacTTTGAGGTATGTGTCTAATTTATTGATTATCTTCTGCTAGTCCACAAGCACTCAAATTTATTGTCACTCAGGAGTGAAAAGATCTTCACCCATCATCCCCCCCCAATCACAAGATGGCATCTTTAGAGCATATCAGCTTAATTTGTGTAGACTCCTTATCTCCTACATTGGAGCAAGAGTTTTCAAAGTCTGTGCGTTGCCTAGGAAACAATGAGTTAGCCATGGACATCTCATTAAGCACCGTTTACAAAGCTTgtatgttttttagttttttctgtttGCATCTACAGAGCTATAAAGGTTTACTTTGATACTGAAGAAAACTCAAAAATGTGATGATTAACACAGGTTCAGGTTTTATATTTCTGAGGGGACTTACAAAAATTGATTTGCAATGAACGAACAATCGAATCCTCTAGTCTCATTAAACGTAATtttggtggggtgggggggattGTGATGATTGTTGATTATGTTGAATTTTACACCTCATAAATGATAAATGTAAACTTCGTATTGTACATCAAAGTTCAGTGAATGtttaacctgttttttttttaatctcggcTCTTGCTTTTGATATTTGATTTTGTGTAAGGGCTACTCTGTACATTTACGTGCATCTAAAGCTGCTGTAGTTGAACAAGACGTGTAATTATTTATGGATCACACCTCTACCCTTGTCAATATTCATATtacagtaaagaaaaaaaaagactttgtttACAAGTACAATACTGTGCAAATGTCTAGAGCAACCTCTcacttctttatattttgcctctAAGGAGCCACactttcttttaatcttttaaagtgtccttgagaaatagttctccaggctttccgAAGGCCTTTCAAAGTGTTTCTTTGGATATTGGCGGGTTTTCCACTTATTCTCAGTCCAGTCCTTGCACCTGATCATTTTCGGAGGAatgtctgtttttctgtcacTTAACACTGATCTAAGAATTATTAAAGCATAAAAAGGTATCCAACTCAAAGGACAAGGTTTTCTGTCCACATATAACAGACAACTTGCCAAAAAAGCTATTTTAAATGGTATCTTCCAGCACAGCCTGAGACAAGAACTCACATTTTGTTCCCATTTGTTTCAGTGCATCTTTGTTTGACTGGcaaaaaatagtatttttgcaccaacaagctgattttcaaagagctattagctgaaaacttggcatatctcagcatggtgtgcagtgtgtcctcagAAAAACTGATAAAACTGGATGAATGGAAGGCAAAAGTAGCAGCAggccaaaaaaaaatacagttgaTGAATAGTTTGTGAAAATTATTTCCTTTAGAGATAAGACCATGGTACAAAGAGTACCTGATAAACGCATCTgaaccttcagttgatccatctactatTCACTGAAGCCTTTTCAGAAATGATCTTTGGAAACGTGGCTGTTCTTAAGgaaggagaaaaggctgagctgtgccaaatgacacaagaagtggactgaaaatcagtggcaacaggtctgatggagggatgaatcctccccagagcccggagctcaacattactgaagcagtgtgggatcatgttggcagagaacggaacaaaaggcagcccacatccaaagaagagctttgggatgtccttcaagaagcctggagaactattcctgaagactccttaaagaaatgacagaaagcttttaCTTATAGAATAAAGATAGTCATACTAAATACTgactttcaaactttttttacCTTATATTCTGTATTTACATTTAGGTTTGTATATATTTCATATGTTCCTGGACAGAAATAAGAGTTGGCTccagacttttgcacagtgctgTATGAGTGATGCTGTTGTAAATTGTTGTATGTAGGCTCTCTCTGTAAACATTGTGCCTTCTGTTCTGGCAAAATACTTTGTGAATGAATCTTTGCTCACTGTGTGTCTGCACAGTTTTGTAAAAGTGAGCCTGTGTGTACATAAACAGTACCAACAGTAAAATACAAGCTCAAAGGCAGAATAACAATCAGAACCTgatctttttccttctttcagAGCGTATCATCACCGGGCAAAATTGTTGACTTATGAAATGTGCAATGCAAAAAACATACAGATGGTATGAGTGTTGCCCAACCCAGAGCAACTACAGGTGTCCCTGTTTCTGAGACTCGAGTGAGCATAAGAACAAGACCAGCGACTGGTACCACCAAAAAGTCTCTGCACTGGGATGGTTTAATATGCTGCAGCTCTCCAAAGTGGACCATACAGTAAGAGAAAGTTTACTGGAGAACACGTTTCGTTATAAATGCATCGTCCCATTGCTACATTACAGCATTTTTACCCACCAAGCACCCAATCTAAAGCTGAAAATACAACACTGTCCTTGTTTTTGAATTATGGCCTTCTGTTACAGTAGCTttaaaaagagacaaaacactGATCTTGaggacacattttcttttcctacCCTGCCATCTCCCTCAGTGGATGGCTCCTATGCCAGCTCAAGAGATGATTTCATCCATTACTTTTAGGACTTATCATTTATGTTGGCTTGAAAGTTAACACCTACAACAATGTTATATTCCCATTCACTGCCTCtcattaaaactcattctgtAAGTCCTTGAAGTTTACAGAAAACGAAGCAACAAGGAAGCCAGTCTTTTTTGTCCTTTCCATTTACACAAATGTTTTTGCTACCTTGGTGGAGATTGTATGAGATTCACAACATCACAATCAACAAAGATTCCATCTTGCCAGTCCCAGCCATTTGTGGCTGGAACAGAAAGGTTTGGACCATTTAGCAGCCTTTACTGGTCGCTGCTGGCAGATTTAGCTATGACAACAATCTTATTTATTACCTGATGACACACCGTATGTAACACTTTGTATTTCCTCATTTGTTGAAAGATGCATGATTCCAATAACCTGCTAAGTGCCTGTCTTTTCTACTGATTTTATGGACGATTtccaagaggtttctgtgaaaCCAATTAACACAGATATTAGCTTTAAAAATATGGCTTTCCCTAAAAGAAaagggaagtacacaatgacaTCTTCTTTAGCTTTAACTGGTAAGTGTCAGATTTGTTGAATGGAACAAAGTCAAGTGCTATAAATGATCTAAAACACTTCAGGGTAACTTTAAATTTGAAATCTACTGGGCTTACACTGAGCTTGAACAGATAACTAGCTGAAGTATAATTGTAGTTACTTATTATTTCAATTCAAAGGTCATCCTGTTggcaaataagaatgagaaaatTAAGATATTTAACAcagacacatttttttaatgactTTAATATTGACTTTACTCTCCACTTTAAGTAAAACTGATAACAGATCTTAAAAGCAACCACACAGCTCTTTCACTCTACAAACTGTCAGCGATATCCATTTTTTTGTACACCTCAGGCACATAATGTACAGTACGTGACTTCTGCCTTACAGTACACCACAAAGATTCAAAGATTGAGAAGTTCGTGTGTTAACTCTCAAACAAATGAGAAGATCTGAAATAAAACACAGTTATTATATACCATTGCAATTTATTTATCCAGGCTTTTAAATAAGAATTTAGCAATCTTAAAACTCAATTTATCTTCATTCACAGTCGTATTAGGGAAagcgacaaaaaaaaagaagaaaatctcTTAATATGTATATACGCTCTTTTTAAGGTAACAGAATTAGCAGCAGCGGGAAAATACACAATGGAAGGTTAGCAAAGGAAAGACTGCTGAAGAGGTACATTAAGGATGCATGTATGGAGGAGATGAAGAGTAACGGCTTTTGCTGAAATTCTTATCAGTGCAgtatgatgaaaaaaaagattttgctcTGTTTCCAATAGAATATTAGAAATCAAGATGTGCTCAAAACTTCTATTAGTAAAGAAAACTGTACAAAAGACCCAGAgggcaaaaaaagagaaaaaaaattacacttAAAAATCTTTATGCTTCCACGGCATAAGTCAAGCTTCTTTCGGGGGAGTCGAGCCGGCAGGTACGGTACTACCTCCTCTTGACTGCTGGCCTGGTgcccttgctgctgctgctggccttgctggagcctttggagccagagaagagcttAGTCATGAGCTCAGAAACGTCCGGAAGCTCGGGGTTGGGGTTCAGCATGTTCATGGACTGCTCCATTTCCTGCAAAGGTGGCAGTGAACAAGGATGTGGATAAAGTAATGAAGCCACTTCAATGTTACTCTCTGATTCGAATAACAAATCTCAAAATGGATTTCTGGGACATTTCTCAGTAACGATGAACAGCTCAAGATGGACATGGATGAGGTGTCATAAAATCTAAAACAAGCATTTGTTTTTCTGCAAACATAAACTGAGATAAATCCTTATCTAATTGACCACAGGAGAGTTTATGTAATTCACATagactgcttattattcatgtACTACATAAAATACTTACAAAGTAAGACTTGAAGACTTACCTTTCTCATCTCAGGGTCGTTGGTGTTGACTACCTTGGGTAGCAAAACAATGATCAGCAGGGGTAGCACCATCATCATaacctgc is part of the Odontesthes bonariensis isolate fOdoBon6 chromosome 24, fOdoBon6.hap1, whole genome shotgun sequence genome and harbors:
- the chrm5b gene encoding muscarinic acetylcholine receptor M5b isoform X2; protein product: MDFQNSTSGNTSYVQAAAHSLWEVITIATVSAIVSLITIVGNVLVMLSFKVNSQLKTVNNYYLLSLAFADLIIGVLSMNLYTTYILMGYWSLGNLACDLWLAVDYVASNASVMNLLVISFDRYFSITRPLTYRAKRTPKRAAIMIGLAWLVSFVLWAPPILCWQYFVGERKVPLDQCQIQFLTEPVITFGTAIAAFYIPVSVMTILYCRIYKETQRRTKDLAELQGLTTENVPEGTKSQKTIIHSCFHFTRERKDQSQASWSSSNQSNVTKTTTRSDDAWGKADQITSFNSYTSSEEEEPHVSIETPQGSFKEQGSGQSNKNGQVPDYTEDQYFSTPQKKNHKKCISYKFKPGSKSKDSNPKNATPCPPEPKQPTKNTSPSSSSTTSKPLDPALKSQITKRKRMVLVKEKKAAQTLSAILLAFILTWTPYNIMVLISTFCAACIPTSLWHLGYWLCYVNSTINPMCYALCNKTFQKTFRMLLLCQWRRRRRGGRYGDSGPRKT
- the chrm5b gene encoding muscarinic acetylcholine receptor M5b isoform X1; protein product: MDFQNSTSGNTSYVQAAAHSLWEVITIATVSAIVSLITIVGNVLVMLSFKVNSQLKTVNNYYLLSLAFADLIIGVLSMNLYTTYILMGYWSLGNLACDLWLAVDYVASNASVMNLLVISFDRYFSITRPLTYRAKRTPKRAAIMIGLAWLVSFVLWAPPILCWQYFVGERKVPLDQCQIQFLTEPVITFGTAIAAFYIPVSVMTILYCRIYKETQRRTKDLAELQGLTTENVPEGTKSQKTIIHSCFHFTRERKDQSQASWSSSNQSNVTKTTTRSDDAWGKADQITSFNSYTSSEEEEPHVSIETPQGSFKEQGSGQSNKNGQVPDYTEDQYFSTPQKKNHKKCISYKFKPGSKSKDSNPKNATPCPPEPKQPTKNTSPSSSSTTSKPLDPALKSQITKRKRMVLVKEKKAAQTLSAILLAFILTWTPYNIMVLISTFCAACIPTSLWHLGYWLCYVNSTINPMCYALCNKTFQKTFRMLLLCQWRRRRRGEDKLYWGGQNPNVNNKMT